The genomic interval CGGTCGTTGAACGCGTAGGCGAAATAGCCTTGTAGGTTGACCCCATCCAGTGTGTATGCTGtgcaaaacaaatgtgaaattagAGAAAGTAAACAGCTCCAACTTGAGAAGGCTGTATTATTTGGATTGATTAGTTTGTTATCAACGCAGCACGATAATGCTAGAGCCTACTAAAGAGGAATAAAAcagttttctaaaataaatcGCATTGTGAAACAtacgtgtgtatctgtgtggttTGACATCAGTGATCACAGGCTCCCTGAAAGGTCAGTGAACTGAGTCCTGACTGTGCTGTCTAATGATTAAGTGGCTTTGGTTGTGTTTGCATTCTGCCATGAGCTTTGTTCTTTAGGGCCAACTGAGTCATCACACTTCAAACAAAATCACATCTAACCATACCGTCCACAGGGAAAGACCCAAACCCAACCTACATCTACAGGGTTGAACTAACTCATACAGTGTTCATTTGTTACCAATTTCTAGATTAAATCTACCCTAAACATTTTTCCAGTGGTAAGTCACCATTAACACTGCAATTTAGTCTCAGACTTGGCTTAATCTGTGCCTTGAATGCGTTAGTgaattaaataatgcattagTTAATTAATGTAGTTTCTGCTGTttactgaaaacaaacattgaatttttatttttaatatgccCCAAATACGTAATATTCAATATACAATTCAATATTCACTGTATGAAAGGTCTTACCTTTCAAGGCCTCATTGATGTAGTTGTACAAATAATAAACCCGTAAACTGTCTTTGAATCTTGCTGTGTCTTCTTGAACACCATTGGCCATGATATAGATGGGCACGCCTTTAAAATGTGAGTCCACCCAATTAAGAGCTTTGCGCAGACCCCAAGGAACCACAGGGGAGTTACGCCGTGGAGACATTATCCAGGTGACATCTGAAATCAGCTGTACCTCCAAGTTGTCCTTGTATAAGTATTTGTCTTCAACCTCATCGTAAACCATAGAAGTGGTGAAGTGGCTGAGAGCAAAGAAGTCATAGGAGCCTTTGACTAGCTGTCGGTCCTCCTCGCTGAACATGGGTAAGTGGTAGTTGAACAGGTCGATGGGATTTCGCTGCTGGAGCCAGCTGCGCATCATTGGAGGGTAGTCGCCGTTCCCAAAAACAGGCTCGGCGAACCAGCCCACGCGGAGGTCCAGAACACGGTTCGCAGGGGCCACGTCTTCTCGGTTGAAGGAGAACGCCGGTTCCACCCAGTCCATGTGCAGCACTAGAGAAGCCTTGCCCCCCTGAGACCGGCGGAACTCATTGTCGTACACCCGCCAGGCCAGCGCATGGGCACGCAGCAGCTGATGGCCCACCACGTAGCCTAGCCCTTCTTCGTTGGGCTCGTTCAGGGTGATCCACAGCTTGACGTGCTCGCCAAGCCTCTGGAAGCACAGCCTGGCGTAGTCTGCAAAGGCCCGCACCGTCTCCTCGCTCTGCCAGCCCCCGTTCGCCTCCATCAATGAGGGCAGGCTGGAGAGCTTGCCAGTGTGATGCCAGAGGGTCACCACCGGGCTAACGTTGGCCCTCTGCAGCTCGCTGGTGAAGCAGCGGTAATAGCTCAGCAGCGTGTCATTGGCTTCCCATACGCGGCCCGTAGGCATGACTGAGGACCAGTTGAGGGAGAAGTGGTAGTGGGAAACGTGCATGTGCTGGATCTCTGACACCTGCTGACGGATGGCAGCGTAGTCACTACAGTGGCGCTGCCGCTGCGTGGGGACCCGCGCACCCTCCACCTGCTTCAGCTTTCCGTTGTCCGAGATGTTCCAGATGTACACGTTCAGGTCGACAAACTGCGTGGGGACAGTCTCCACCTGCATACAGACCCAAGACACTGCACATAAACAATAGAGGAGGTGGGGTCAAGTGAACATTGAGCTCAAAATCTGGTTGAAAAATTAGGGCTTTAATATGATTTGAGTAGGAGTTTAAAAGCTGTCAAGGAAACTAGGCCACAGGTGGACACTCCATGATCACGCACAGAATCTGGGTTCTCCTTGATGAACTTTGTATCCTCCTACTCATCTAAGGACAGAAAGTCAAACAGGGGCAAGGTTAGTTTGATTGGCAAACTACATTCTGTGAGATTCTAATATGTGAGAGTATAATTTAATGAAGATGCATCTGAAATAACAGTACTGTTAAGATCAAATATTATCAGAATGCTTCTATTTCAGTCAATTTCACTGAACACTATTAATAGGTTGAGATAAACTGAAGTCAAAATACAATGAATTTCACcctaattttgaaaaatgtttacatgttgaCATGTGCATGTCTATTTTTTGTAAGTTACTAGCAGTTCTGAAGAAACTGAATGTTCTTTAAAGCCACAATCAGTTTTTATTAAGATTACATATATTGTTAGATATATTGTAgatatattgttattttgttacatgttaacattaactaataataatgtaCAAATACTGCTAAAGTCaatcaattaataaattaattgctGATTAATTGAATGGATATGGTAGTCTACTCTTTTTGACCCAACATTACATCTTTAAAAATCTAGGAGTTATTTTTTAACTCTTATCCTCACTTAAGATCAAAGTATAAAGGACTAATGGTTAATGTGTATTTCAAGCTGATGTTTACGCAGAATTTTTTTGCTTCAAGTTACACATTCACTATGATGTATCACAAGACATGAAGGCTGTGGATTTACAGTGCGACACTGCTGCCTGTTCCTCACAATATCACAAAACCCATCTACCTAGGATAATACACAGGCTAtagtaataaacacaaacagaaatgtgtaCCTAATTTCCCAACAGGTACTATTCTTATATGTTTACCTGCTCCTGCAGTAAATAAGCATcttaaagacaaaaatgaaaaatacccAGAATGTGCAACGTTCTAAGTGCGCTAGCACAGCTGCGTTTTCCTTTAAGGTATGATGTCTTCTTTCGGTTTCTCCGAGCAGTGCCGGTGCTCTCTACCTGTATGGAGTTTGCACACACTCCCCAAGCGAAGTGACAGGGGAGGTGCTCTCTACCTGTATGGAGTTTGCAGACACTCCCCAGGCGAAGTGACAGGGGAAGACTCCAACTGCGGGCCGGTTCTCAGGTAGCTGAGGGAAGCCATTCTTCTCAATGAGTTTACTGTAGAACATGGCTGACGTCTTGGGCTCTCTTGTCAGGTGATCAGATTTAAAATCGACGTAGTAGAGGCCACGCCGTATCCCATACTCCCGATACCACTCAAAGCCATCCAGAAGTGACCAGGCAGTATAGCCAATTACATTCACTTTGTCAAAACGGATAGCTGGAAGGGGTCAGTAACACGAACAAAGCGAATTActacaaacaaaagcaataaaatggattactgttttaataaacatgtgtaatatatttaaacgtgtaataatatttttgatAATACTTTATTTCACTAAATATACTAGCTAAGACTGCTATATCAACCATAATGCTGATTCAGTCTAAAGAGCTGACACTCCAGATATTCTAAGGCCACTGAGATTGCGCTTCAGCTCACTTGGTTTCCTTGGTGACAATACTAGAAAAAGCAAGCATGCACGTGGAAATACACAGCCTAATAGTAGCAGAAAGATTTTATGCTATTATAGCCATCAGTTCAAAGTATAACAATCAAAAATTCAACTGTACAGCTTTGATTGCTTTTGTCAATGAAGATTTTGCTCTTTTACTGAGGGCAAGACTTTGATTAATCAATGCATTAAATTTGtgcaaaaaaagatttcagaCAGTCTGAATGCTTAGAAactttctaaaaaaaacaaaaaaaacaaaaacaaaactagactTTCTAGATGCATTTTGTGAGTCTCGGTCTTTTCCGTACACTCTCGTTTCCTGAGCGCCACGCCCTAGCGACTTCCCTTCAGCTTCTGTTCGATCGCACCTACCTTTTAAAGTCTCCACTATGAAGCGTTTGAGGTAGTACATGTGTTTGGCATCCTTCGTCCGGGTATTGCCATTCACAAACCACCCACTCTCCACCACAAACACGGGCGGGCCGTTGTACTCTGCGTGCACCCAGTACAGCAGCATGCGCAGGTCCAGATCCTCGGTCTGCCCAAAGCGCAGGCTGTCGTTAATCAGCTGGAAACTGAGCGCGGGCCCGTGAGACAGGGCGAAGAAGTCGGCCGTGCCCTTCACGTAGTCCCGCTCGCCGTCGGTAAACGACGGCAGCCGGTGCGTAAGGCTGCGTTTCATGCACGGCGGGTAGTCGCCGTCCCCGAACAACGGCCGAGCGAACCAGCCCAGCACGAAGTCCAGCGAGCACTGGCAGGCCCGGCGGCTGTCCTGCCCGGTCCTGCCGGGCTTGATCCAGTGCGAGGCCAGCGCTATGGACACTCTTCCGCCCTGGAGCTGTCGGTAGCGCTCGTCGTAGAGATGCCACACGGCGGCATGAGCCTGGGACACGACCGTGAGAGGTGCATGTTTACCAAGCATCACTGCATTATATATGCGCACAACACAGAGTACCATTTCAGGGAGTACACGACAAAAGATAAACAGGGCTTGTTTACATAAACACTACAGACGTAAACAAGAACATCACTTTTCCCTGGCgatttttttttccacgttAGCCATTAAACACACTTTTACCTTTAAAAGATTGTGCCCAACTCTGAACGGTAAGTCTGGGTCATTTTTAATTCCAGGTGCCACGACCCCAGTCCCGTATCCATGCCAGGCCACGACAAACGGGTTGTCCATGGTAATCCAGAGTTTAACATCAGAACCAAATGTTCGAAAACAAAAATCTGCATATTCTTCGAACAGCTCCACGAGGACCGAGTTGTTCCAACCTCCATAGATGTTCTGCAAGTTATCCGGCAAGTCCCAGTGATACAGAGTCACAACTGGCTGGACTTTTATCTTTTTAAGTCCACGGATGAGAGTCTTATAATATTCGACGCCCTTTTCATTATAAGTACCTTTCGTACCGTTAGAGAAAATCCGCGGCCAGGACAAAGAGAAGCGGTAATGACTGACCCCCAGCTGCTGCAGTGCCCGGAGGTCGCCGGGGATGTTGTGATAACTGTCGCTGCCCACGTCGCCCGTGAACACCCGGTTACCACCGCGCGTAAACGCGTCCCACACGGATTTCCCTTTGCCGTCTTTTTGCCACGCTCCCTCGACTTGATACGCGGCCGTCCCAACGGTCCACATGAAGTTATCAGGAAACGTATCGTACAGGAATGCTTTGTCGTCGGGATAAGGGAGCTTACTGAACCTGTCCCATGTGTGCAAGCCGGCGCCGGGGTCGGCCACTGCGCACTTGAGCAGGCTGCATATCCGCAGTGCAAAAACCATCCTCGCAATTTTCATTATGTGGCAGTAAGTCGCTCAACGCcaaagcatgaaaaaaaaataaattcaatacCTTTATATCTCGTGTGCTCCTTGTTGCTAAAATTGTCATAACCCGCGCGGTCCCATCTCTGCTCGGTTTTCTCATGTTAGGATATCTATCAATTATTAGCTAAGCACTTGACGCATACATCGGTTTCCAAGCTCTCTGGAGTTTTAGTGACCTATAATAGCTTGCCAGTATCTTCCCTAAGGGTAGTATTGATTGTAATATCGAAACTTGTTTGATTTAGAAGTAACTacttcacaaaaaaagaacGAAACAAACAaggacatttttatttcatttgttatGTCGCTGCCAAATTATTTCCGTCTAAATGTTTTATacagataaacaaaataaatatcactAATATAAAAACCCGATGGGCCTAAGAAATAATAGGTGCCATTTCATCTTTAACTCGATCAGTCCTaatccaaacacacacgtaAGAAAGTTCAATGCTGCCTTTCATTTgggtattttaaatattttttatatataaaaatggttCTCCATGAAGTAAAATCTgcagggtttctttttttttcttttcttttctttttttttttttttttttttttttgtaaaaatgttgtCTGCTTATGTGAAAGGATGTCATACAGAACATCACGGTTTATATTACGTACTATCAGCCACGTGCAACTTCAGGCCAGTTCAAGCATGGAAAATTCAACAGAGCAAAATGTAAAACGCTGTTGTATCATGATTCCAGACGTGATTCTGTTAGAATGCTGTAGCAATAAAAACCCCATCTGACGTCTGATCAATATTGGGAGCATCTGGCAGATCATCGTAGCCTAAATAATCCGATGGAGTATGGTGCATGTGTTTGGTTATTACTAGCGAAGGTTTTACACACTTGAAGATGCAAAGCCCAAGCAAATGCAGGTAGCTACAGACCATAATAATAACCAACACCACATGCACTATCGGATTATTTAGGGTACACTGATCTGCCAGATGCCCTCAATAACGTCAGACGGATTTTTTCTACAGCAGTCAAACAGAATCACGTCTGGGAACATGATATAACAGGGTTTACATATTGCTCGTGGCTGATAGTCACAATAGCCATCTTTGTATAACGGGAATAATCAGATTAGACAGTCTTgtgaattaatatatttgagGTCACATCGATCAAAGTGTCACGTGGTTCCTTTTCCCTTTGGGTTGTGACGTGCAGAGATTATAGCTGCAGCAATGGTGTCTGTGATTTAGCTTCCTCTAGGTACAAGCATCCTATGATATGACTTGATTTAAAGTATACTGATGCATTTTTCGGAAGTATAATTCACCACATTATAATTCACCAACATAGTTCGTATCTTTAAATATAAGTGTAGCAGACATGGCACAATTGCAACGTTTTTAAGACGATCCGATACTGATATCTTTATTCTGACTGTTGTAATTAGAATTTTGAATATCGATAcgatattttttttcctttaaaaatcgTCCTGCTTAGTTCTCAGATGCggtgcacgcacgcactctctctttctttctctgtgtgtgtgttcagaacaGCTGCCtccagaaatgtaaaaaaaaaaaaagacactatAGATTTTCTCATCAGAAATGTTACTAAATGCAATTACAAATCCGCATCAACTTAATATTGGCCTTCTTGTGAATTCTTGTTGCATATTTCAGCGGTAACTCGCTGCTCTACCCGCTACACACCAGGCCCTGAGTGAGCAGAGACCAGCAGGGGTTGCCTGTGCTGTGAGTCTCTCTTCACTCAACCTCTGCTCCAGTTAGCTTATTCTCCAGCTACTCACGCACATTTCCAGCCCACCTTAAAATTCAGCAGGCTAATGGCAAACTCAGCAGCGCTCTCGTTTTTATGTATCGAACCTTAGAGCAATTAAGTTCATGAAGTTAGTGAATGAGGGCGTGCAAACTGTTATCACGTGACCTGCAGGGCACCCGCTGCAAAACATTGctgatttgtttaaatgtttttctctcGATATCCGATCcagcattgttgttgttgttgttgttgttgttgttgttgttgtttgttgctgATATCGACCCTATACGTGGTATCGGATCTTTGCCATCTCTAGATTCGTAGTATtctcaaacaacaacaaaagccgGAACGAAACTGAGAACATTAGATTTGCACTACTCTTAGGCTATACGGTGTAGTTGTTATAGCAACGAGTCCAAGTTTGATATTAATGTGGAGCTAAAAACCTCAGACTTTTTAGGGCCAGCGGTCAAATAGATCAAAAGAACTGACCACTGGGAAAGGTCAAAAGGATAACAAACAATGTACTGTTTCCTTAGTCTTGAACTAAATTGCAACGTCGTTGCTTCAACTCTGAACGTCTCTCCCGGTCTAATTTAATACTAATCTGTGTCTGGGTTTAGTTTACAAACCAAATTGATAGTAGCTTTCCAATAACGATGATGGCCAATAGGCCCTCGTAATCATCACAGAAttgcagaagaagaaaaaatctaTACAAATAGATTCTGTTTTCTTAGAACCAACACAATTATAGCAAGAAATATGATTTTTGAAAATAGAGTAcagtgtcatttaaaaatgataaatgtggACTGGGCACCTGCCACGCGACAGTAGCCTGCTACCTGTGCATGTCTGCAGGGCACATAAAGTAGACCCTGTCCGTGCATTCCGGCTGCCGTCGCCTCCTGCATCTGAAAGGTTAAATATCAGATCACGTATCTTTATTGCTGCCTTATTTGTTTGCCTCTGTGAATAAAAGCGACACCAAGaaattcaaataatattttttacgACCTTTGCACATATGTTCATTCAGGGCAACTGGCCTACAATACAGTTCAGGAAGGATTCAAACCTGACCTGAAAAGGCATATAACCCCCTTACCACTGGTAGCTTTACACAGCCAGAGGCCAGGCAAAGTCATCAATCATACATTTATGCTAATTGAGAACGTATCGACCACTTCGCCATGTTCAAATATCGTAAACtagattttgttttatattttgtattccATCAAAAGATGGCACGAGtgaaattttaaataaagactTGTGAATAAGATTGAGCAGTGGTCGTATGACTACGTGTGAGGGCGGGCCAAAGCCCACACCTGGGGCCAGTCGCTTAATTGCCATGTCGTTGCCAGTGGACAGTTCGGTTGGGACCCGGAATGAAAGAAGCGATAAATTTCCGGCTGTGAAAGTGGAAGTCTTGTTTGTAATGGAGGGATTAAACTTATCTGCTTATAACTTCGGTAGCTATCCTGGTTATTTACCCTTTTACCATGGGAACACTAAATTCAAACACCCGAACTGGAGTAAAAAATCCAATTTCAGTGTGGTTTCCGAAATTCCTGACTATTTTGAAATTTACAAACGTGCTCAGTTGAAGGCCATATTGTCTCAGGTGAACCCAAATTTAACGCCTCGCCTACGCAAGGCCAACACCAAGGAGTTTGGGGTCCAGGTAAACCCCAAAGTAAACGCTACCGTTCAGTGTTCCCTCGGCCCCAAAACTTTGTCTTATCGTGAATACAGCTTGGGCTCACCCAAAGCCACCAGCCCTCTGAAGCGCGACCTCCCCGGTACCCCGGTGAACAGCGTGCGTTTCTCCCGTCCGGTTGCCATCTACTCACCGGTCTTCGACCGCAGGTTTTTCTCTGTACCCGTCCGTGCCGATGAACGCGAGGACGGTGAAAAGCTCGACCGTTCTGGTGGAGGGAGAGCCGCCGCAGCGGTCGAGGAGGAGGGGGACGGGGAGACCGACACCTGGCTGGAGAATGAGCCCCAGCAGCGCAGCTCTCCGGCCAGTTGGGGACCAAAGAGGTTCAGCTTTCAGGTCAGTGGAAACATCGcgggtttttgtttttcatgcttGCCCTTGGACCGCTATGATAACGTTGCCTGCATCTAGTTTCTGGAGCAGAAGTATGGATTTTACCACTGCAACAAGTGCAACATTCGTTGGGAGAGTGCTTACGTGTGGTGCATCTCTGGAACTTGCAAGGTAGCGTTGCTTGAACTTTCTAGTCACTTGCTCTGAATTTTATTTCATCTTTGTATCAAGTTGTAACAAACTCGTTCTACCAGGTTTACTTCAAGCAGCACTGCAGGAAGTGTCAGGCAGGACTGAACCCATACCGAGTGGAGTCTATTCAGTGCCAGGTCTGACGCGACCTCAAACACGCGCAAACGCCCGGGCACTGCACGAGCGACGCAGCTCAATAACGTGTGCGTTTCTCGACAGACGTGTGAACAGACGCGCTGCCGCTGTGAGCAGAAGCCGAGGCACATCGACATGCGCCGGCCTCATCGCCAGGACCTGTGCGGTCGTTGCAGGGGAAAGAGGTTGTCCTGCGACACCACCTACAGCTTTAAATACATAGTCTGATCGCCCCTGCTGCTGGCCTTTTTAGAATCGATGTCAACGGAAGTGAattgaatgtatttttgtattgctTGTATTTAAACtccaaataaaatataattcagCATTATATGGATGCCTCTCTTGCTTTAAAGATCACTTGGGGCGTTCACCTCCTGAGTATGAACCCATTTAAGATCATTTGGCTAAACTTTAGCCGAAGGTCTGACTCCTTCACTGGTTTCAATGGGCTGCTTGATGATCCTCCTCCGTGGAAATGGATTTATATGGCGTGTGCATTACCCCCATGGGTCCCTCACGGGTAGGCATTCAGGCACTCACTTCAGGTGAATCAATACTGGTTTTGATTAGGCTTTATTTTTGACATGATGCTTGACGGTGCACCACACGGTTTACTTCACAAAAGCCA from Electrophorus electricus isolate fEleEle1 chromosome 17, fEleEle1.pri, whole genome shotgun sequence carries:
- the zar1l gene encoding ZAR1-like protein: MEGLNLSAYNFGSYPGYLPFYHGNTKFKHPNWSKKSNFSVVSEIPDYFEIYKRAQLKAILSQVNPNLTPRLRKANTKEFGVQVNPKVNATVQCSLGPKTLSYREYSLGSPKATSPLKRDLPGTPVNSVRFSRPVAIYSPVFDRRFFSVPVRADEREDGEKLDRSGGGRAAAAVEEEGDGETDTWLENEPQQRSSPASWGPKRFSFQFLEQKYGFYHCNKCNIRWESAYVWCISGTCKVYFKQHCRKCQAGLNPYRVESIQCQTCEQTRCRCEQKPRHIDMRRPHRQDLCGRCRGKRLSCDTTYSFKYIV
- the kl gene encoding klotho; amino-acid sequence: MKIARMVFALRICSLLKCAVADPGAGLHTWDRFSKLPYPDDKAFLYDTFPDNFMWTVGTAAYQVEGAWQKDGKGKSVWDAFTRGGNRVFTGDVGSDSYHNIPGDLRALQQLGVSHYRFSLSWPRIFSNGTKGTYNEKGVEYYKTLIRGLKKIKVQPVVTLYHWDLPDNLQNIYGGWNNSVLVELFEEYADFCFRTFGSDVKLWITMDNPFVVAWHGYGTGVVAPGIKNDPDLPFRVGHNLLKAHAAVWHLYDERYRQLQGGRVSIALASHWIKPGRTGQDSRRACQCSLDFVLGWFARPLFGDGDYPPCMKRSLTHRLPSFTDGERDYVKGTADFFALSHGPALSFQLINDSLRFGQTEDLDLRMLLYWVHAEYNGPPVFVVESGWFVNGNTRTKDAKHMYYLKRFIVETLKAIRFDKVNVIGYTAWSLLDGFEWYREYGIRRGLYYVDFKSDHLTREPKTSAMFYSKLIEKNGFPQLPENRPAVGVFPCHFAWGVSANSIQVETVPTQFVDLNVYIWNISDNGKLKQVEGARVPTQRQRHCSDYAAIRQQVSEIQHMHVSHYHFSLNWSSVMPTGRVWEANDTLLSYYRCFTSELQRANVSPVVTLWHHTGKLSSLPSLMEANGGWQSEETVRAFADYARLCFQRLGEHVKLWITLNEPNEEGLGYVVGHQLLRAHALAWRVYDNEFRRSQGGKASLVLHMDWVEPAFSFNREDVAPANRVLDLRVGWFAEPVFGNGDYPPMMRSWLQQRNPIDLFNYHLPMFSEEDRQLVKGSYDFFALSHFTTSMVYDEVEDKYLYKDNLEVQLISDVTWIMSPRRNSPVVPWGLRKALNWVDSHFKGVPIYIMANGVQEDTARFKDSLRVYYLYNYINEALKAYTLDGVNLQGYFAYAFNDRRDPGFGMYGHVEEEVISKSSLIHYRTIIDRNGFPPLGSTPQHCPSVPSRSPGCPVLTKRPVVAFISVVGSAMLITVGLIIYYRTKRHK